In one window of Episyrphus balteatus chromosome 3, idEpiBalt1.1, whole genome shotgun sequence DNA:
- the LOC129916188 gene encoding inositol polyphosphate multikinase isoform X2 gives MSLNLPPDMCLLESQVAGHTIETTSQKYGMLRNLSGLYVFKPLSKPLYAEREIAFYKQIKEAPSDDELQQFVPRYEGHYEFDIDGRKQLFIKMENLTCSMKKPCVIDIKIGRRTWDPLATANKITMEELKYAACKNTIGLCIPGFQIYNSADSECMKYGKEFGKNLNPKSFADTLKMFLNAQNICYKPLIKTILNQLYGLQKWFTAQREKKICVLQLPQMVPLVKEKNQK, from the exons ATGTCATTAAACCTTCCGCCAGATATGTGTCTTCTTGAATCCCAAGTCGCCGGGCATACAATTGAAACTACATCACAGAAATATGGTATGCTCCGAAACTTGTCTGGTTTATATGTCTTCAAACCGCTATCAAAACCCCTCTATGCCGAGAGAGAAATtgcattttataaacaaatcaaAGAAGCACCATCTGATGATGAGCTTCAGCAGTTTGTTCCTCGTTACGAGGGTCATTATGAATTTGATATCGATGGGAGGAAGCAATTATTCATCAAAATGGAGAATTTGACATGTTCCATGAAGAAACCATGTGTCATTGATATTAAAATCGGCCGAAGAACTTGGGATCCACTTGCCACTGCCAATAAGATCACAATGGAGGAACTCAAGTATGCCGCTTGTAAGAATACCATTGGCCTATGTATTCCCGGATTTCAAATTTACAACTCTGCTGATAGCGAATGTATGAAATATGGAAAAGAATTTGGCAAGAATTTAAATCCGAAAAGTTTTGCCGACACTTTGAAGATGTTCCTAAATGCTCAAAATATATGTTATAAGCCTTTAATCAAAACCATTCTTAATCAATTGTATGGATTGCAAAAATGGTTCACTGCTCAAAGAGAG aaGAAGATTTGTGTGCTTCAACTACCACAAATGGTGCCGCTGgtcaaagaaaaaaaccaaaaatag
- the LOC129916027 gene encoding uncharacterized protein LOC129916027, producing MNMKPFIVIRNYRDDDELKCQELVRDYIMSFAKKSFYCFCFREITLQFIIITWAILFIFIGVPLTFCALTIPGCIFFLFSGTYFSFYAKAVEIMKTKPNQSLVAECYEPFLSGCKPSEAAGSIYLDDAPFEESFKNKFRRKIIATVSVKNHNTLYNAAWIYRFAIAPNFPINKIVEPMMNILNKNCIENGYGTLECTLSEWQEDERDFFDNLGFTTRQIYHKQIIGSTLTVLKTQLTCDLQTDEALQKQN from the exons ATGAACATGAAACCATTCATAGTTATTAGAAACTATCGTGATGATGATGAGCTCAAATGCCAAGAATTAGTTAGAGATTACATCATGTCATTtgccaaaaaatcattttattgtttttgttttagagAG ATAACATTGCAATTCATTATTATAACATGGGCAATTCTTTTTATATTCATTGGAGTGCCATTAACTTTTTGTGCCTTAACAATACCGggatgtatttttttcttattctctGGTACTTATTTCTCTTTTTATGCTAAGGCAGTAGAAATAATGAAG ACAAAACCAAATCAATCATTGGTTGCAGAGTGCTACGAACCATTTCTGTCTGGATGTAAGCCAAGTGAAGCAGCAGGCAGTATATATTTGGACGATGCACCATTTGAagaatcatttaaaaataaatttcgaagaAAG ataattGCAACTGTGAGTGTTAAAAACCATAACACACTTTACAATGCAGCTTGGATCTATCGATTTGCAATTGCTCCAAACTTTCCCATCAACAAAATAGTTGAACCAATGATGaatattctaaataaaaattgcattgaaaatggATACGGTACATTGGAGTGTACTCTATCCGAATGGCAAGAGGACGAAAgagatttttttgataatttagg ATTTACAACAAGACAAATATATCATAAACAAATTATAGGAAGCACTTTGACGGTTTTAAAAACTCAACTCACATGTGATCTTCAAACCGATGaagcattacaaaaacaaaactaa
- the LOC129916188 gene encoding inositol polyphosphate multikinase isoform X1, whose amino-acid sequence MSLNLPPDMCLLESQVAGHTIETTSQKYGMLRNLSGLYVFKPLSKPLYAEREIAFYKQIKEAPSDDELQQFVPRYEGHYEFDIDGRKQLFIKMENLTCSMKKPCVIDIKIGRRTWDPLATANKITMEELKYAACKNTIGLCIPGFQIYNSADSECMKYGKEFGKNLNPKSFADTLKMFLNAQNICYKPLIKTILNQLYGLQKWFTAQREVNFYSSSILIAYDYEALKLKLEEDLCASTTTNGAAGQRKKPKIDSDLNSWIKVKIIDFAHVFESEKKTCDANYLFGLQNLIYMLQDILISNW is encoded by the coding sequence ATGTCATTAAACCTTCCGCCAGATATGTGTCTTCTTGAATCCCAAGTCGCCGGGCATACAATTGAAACTACATCACAGAAATATGGTATGCTCCGAAACTTGTCTGGTTTATATGTCTTCAAACCGCTATCAAAACCCCTCTATGCCGAGAGAGAAATtgcattttataaacaaatcaaAGAAGCACCATCTGATGATGAGCTTCAGCAGTTTGTTCCTCGTTACGAGGGTCATTATGAATTTGATATCGATGGGAGGAAGCAATTATTCATCAAAATGGAGAATTTGACATGTTCCATGAAGAAACCATGTGTCATTGATATTAAAATCGGCCGAAGAACTTGGGATCCACTTGCCACTGCCAATAAGATCACAATGGAGGAACTCAAGTATGCCGCTTGTAAGAATACCATTGGCCTATGTATTCCCGGATTTCAAATTTACAACTCTGCTGATAGCGAATGTATGAAATATGGAAAAGAATTTGGCAAGAATTTAAATCCGAAAAGTTTTGCCGACACTTTGAAGATGTTCCTAAATGCTCAAAATATATGTTATAAGCCTTTAATCAAAACCATTCTTAATCAATTGTATGGATTGCAAAAATGGTTCACTGCTCAAAGAGAGGTAAATTTTTATTCCAGTTCAATTTTAATAGCATACGATTATGAagcattaaaattgaaattagaaGAAGATTTGTGTGCTTCAACTACCACAAATGGTGCCGCTGgtcaaagaaaaaaaccaaaaatagacTCAGATTTGAATTCATGgattaaagtgaaaattataGATTTTGCACATGTTTTTGAGTCAGAAAAGAAGACATGTGatgcaaattatttatttggatTGCAAAATCTCATTTATATGCTACAAGATATATTAATTAGTAATTGGTAG